Proteins encoded within one genomic window of Geotalea daltonii FRC-32:
- a CDS encoding transketolase family protein — protein sequence MRNAFINTILDACAGRDDIFIISGDAGLGVFDTFKDRHPDRFLNLGAAEQNMIGFAAGLAITGYKVVLYNIIPFVLYRCYEQVRNDICYQDLPVILAGIGSGVTYAPQGMTHYSIEDLALARTMPNLEVFSPIDPVEARLAAKYALSARAPVYVRLAKRGEPDIHRQQDLDITKPQVLAEGEAVALLCHGSIGEEAMRAVQILHDAGIRPRVLSVPMVQPLNRQALAEALQGIGAVLTVEEHYRSCGFGAAMGEFLRESGLTCSLTTLGVPSRFIHEIHDTAGMRRLFGIDAVSIAAKVKQLL from the coding sequence TCATCAACACCATCCTGGACGCTTGTGCCGGACGAGACGACATCTTCATCATCAGCGGCGACGCCGGGCTGGGTGTTTTCGATACATTCAAGGACCGGCACCCCGACCGCTTCCTAAACCTGGGGGCAGCAGAGCAGAACATGATCGGCTTCGCCGCCGGGCTCGCCATAACCGGCTATAAAGTGGTGCTCTACAACATCATCCCCTTCGTCCTCTACCGCTGCTACGAGCAGGTGCGCAACGACATCTGTTACCAGGACCTGCCGGTGATTCTGGCAGGCATCGGCAGCGGGGTCACCTACGCCCCCCAGGGCATGACCCACTATTCCATCGAGGATCTGGCCCTGGCCCGCACCATGCCCAACCTGGAGGTTTTTTCCCCCATCGACCCGGTGGAGGCCCGGCTTGCCGCGAAATATGCCCTGTCGGCCCGGGCACCCGTCTATGTGCGCCTTGCCAAGCGTGGTGAGCCTGATATTCACCGGCAGCAGGATCTGGACATCACCAAGCCTCAGGTGCTGGCCGAAGGAGAGGCCGTCGCCCTCCTCTGCCACGGCTCCATCGGCGAAGAGGCCATGAGGGCCGTGCAGATCCTCCACGACGCCGGCATCCGCCCCCGTGTCCTCTCCGTGCCCATGGTGCAGCCCTTGAACCGTCAGGCCCTCGCCGAGGCACTGCAGGGAATCGGGGCGGTGCTCACCGTCGAAGAACATTACCGCTCCTGCGGTTTCGGGGCCGCCATGGGTGAATTTCTCAGGGAGAGCGGCCTGACCTGCTCCCTGACCACCCTGGGCGTGCCTTCCCGCTTTATCCACGAGATCCACGACACTGCCGGCATGCGCAGGCTTTTCGGCATTGACGCCGTCTCCATCGCCGCAAAAGTGAAGCAATTGCTCTGA